A region from the Kribbella shirazensis genome encodes:
- a CDS encoding ABC transporter substrate-binding protein: protein MDHLKRTGVAIAVGFGLSLTAVACGGGDSETPGAQATAGAKGGTVTVYHVSDVEHLDPARNFVTDSQMIGKLITRTLTDYRYDAKAKKIVLEKDLAESYESSPDFKTWTFKLKDGLKYEDGSPIVAADIKYNAERSFAADMAEGAPYAHEYLDCPGYKGPYVANNNGGKGCTAIEVPDEKTIVFKLNRAVASFDGTASMKVFSPVPKAKDTRTKYDNHPVASGPYKIETYTRKKTLVLVRNDQWDQKTDPLRNALPDKFIFKFGDAEATVDQRLIANGTADQSSLSFAGVQPENIAKTNQASVKDRVVKGTDICRRYIAFNQQKPLLKNQKLREALYYGLDRTSYRDGRGGEQLAAVVDSIIPQDMEGYKAEEHFKAPPEGDQAKAKQLLTEAGYKGEKLVLSTADSGLAVKAAEAAQASWKAVGINVDIQKIPGDNYYSTQQQDSSAADLITAGWCYDWASLTTIVPSVLGPDTTAPNKAAQNNYGRSQAGWDKMKELSAETDKGKIETGLSDLYGEIMKTAPLVPTVQDLNVYVVGSNLDNVVADPNTGGLPDLTQIGVKKVS from the coding sequence ATGGATCACCTCAAACGAACCGGTGTGGCGATCGCCGTTGGGTTCGGTCTGAGCCTGACCGCGGTTGCCTGCGGCGGGGGAGACAGCGAGACGCCGGGCGCGCAGGCCACGGCCGGTGCCAAGGGGGGCACCGTTACCGTCTACCACGTCAGCGACGTCGAGCACCTGGACCCGGCGCGGAACTTCGTCACCGACTCGCAGATGATCGGCAAGCTGATCACCCGGACGCTGACGGACTACCGGTACGACGCCAAGGCGAAGAAGATCGTCCTGGAGAAGGACCTCGCCGAGAGCTACGAGTCCAGCCCGGACTTCAAGACCTGGACCTTCAAGCTGAAGGACGGCCTGAAGTACGAGGACGGCTCGCCGATCGTTGCCGCCGACATCAAGTACAACGCCGAGCGGTCGTTCGCCGCGGACATGGCCGAGGGTGCGCCGTACGCGCACGAGTACCTCGACTGCCCGGGGTACAAGGGGCCGTACGTCGCGAACAACAACGGCGGCAAGGGCTGCACCGCGATCGAGGTGCCGGACGAGAAGACGATCGTCTTCAAGCTGAACCGCGCGGTCGCGTCCTTCGACGGCACCGCCAGCATGAAGGTCTTCTCGCCAGTACCGAAGGCGAAGGACACCCGGACGAAGTACGACAACCACCCGGTCGCCTCTGGTCCGTACAAGATCGAGACCTACACCCGCAAGAAGACGCTCGTCCTGGTCCGCAACGACCAGTGGGACCAGAAGACCGACCCGCTGCGCAACGCCCTGCCGGACAAGTTCATCTTCAAGTTCGGTGACGCCGAGGCGACGGTCGACCAGCGGCTGATCGCGAACGGCACGGCGGACCAGAGCTCGCTCAGCTTCGCCGGTGTGCAGCCGGAGAACATCGCCAAGACCAACCAGGCGAGTGTCAAGGACCGCGTGGTCAAGGGCACCGACATCTGCCGCCGCTACATCGCGTTCAACCAGCAGAAGCCGTTGCTGAAGAACCAGAAGCTGCGCGAGGCGCTGTACTACGGCCTGGACCGCACGAGCTACCGCGACGGCCGCGGTGGTGAGCAGCTGGCGGCGGTGGTCGACTCGATCATTCCGCAGGACATGGAGGGCTACAAGGCGGAGGAGCACTTCAAGGCTCCGCCGGAAGGCGACCAGGCGAAGGCCAAGCAGCTGCTGACCGAGGCCGGCTACAAGGGCGAGAAGCTCGTGCTGTCGACGGCGGACTCCGGTCTGGCCGTGAAGGCGGCGGAGGCTGCCCAGGCGTCCTGGAAGGCCGTCGGGATCAACGTCGACATCCAGAAGATCCCGGGTGACAACTACTACTCGACCCAGCAGCAGGACTCCTCGGCGGCGGACCTGATCACCGCCGGCTGGTGCTACGACTGGGCGAGCCTGACGACGATCGTGCCGTCCGTCCTCGGACCCGACACGACCGCGCCGAACAAGGCCGCGCAGAACAACTACGGCCGCAGCCAGGCCGGCTGGGACAAGATGAAGGAGCTGTCCGCGGAGACCGACAAGGGGAAGATCGAGACCGGTCTGTCCGACCTGTACGGCGAGATCATGAAGACGGCCCCGCTGGTGCCGACCGTCCAGGACCTCAACGTGTACGTCGTGGGCTCGAACCTCGACAACGTCGTGGCCGACCCGAACACCGGTGGTCTGCCTGACCTGACGCAGATCGGTGTGAAGAAAGTGAGCTGA
- a CDS encoding ABC transporter ATP-binding protein — protein MVTESVTSTAPAGSRADRPFLEVKDLQVHFPTDDGLVKAVNGLSFTLERGKTLGIVGESGSGKSVSSLAIMGLHKGSRAQVTGEIWLDGAELVSMSVPEIRTLRGRKVAMIFQDPLSAMHPFYRVGDQLVEAYQVHNDAPKAVARKRAIELLDRVGIPSPDKRFYDYPHQFSGGMRQRAMIAMALMCDPALLIADEPTTALDVTVQAQILDLMKDLQKEFNSAIILITHDLGVVAKMTENVVVMYGGRVVEKGGVRDIFYRPEMPYTWGLLGSIPRVNRSGDGRLKSIRGTPPSLINLPKGCPFQPRCDYQQHVEGHSCSAELPELLQIGHDGHHVRCHIEPEQRQRLFADQVKPSL, from the coding sequence ATGGTGACCGAATCCGTGACCAGTACGGCGCCGGCCGGCAGCCGAGCCGATCGGCCGTTCCTGGAGGTCAAGGACCTGCAGGTGCACTTCCCGACCGACGACGGTCTCGTGAAGGCGGTCAACGGGCTGAGCTTCACGCTGGAGCGCGGCAAGACGCTCGGCATCGTCGGCGAGTCCGGCTCCGGCAAAAGCGTGTCCAGCCTGGCGATCATGGGTCTGCACAAGGGCAGCCGGGCGCAGGTGACCGGGGAGATCTGGCTGGACGGCGCGGAGCTGGTGTCGATGTCGGTGCCCGAGATCCGCACCCTGCGTGGCCGGAAGGTCGCGATGATCTTCCAGGACCCGCTGTCGGCGATGCACCCGTTCTACCGGGTGGGCGACCAGCTCGTCGAGGCGTACCAGGTGCACAACGACGCCCCGAAGGCGGTGGCCCGCAAGCGGGCGATCGAGCTGCTCGACCGGGTCGGCATCCCCTCGCCGGACAAGCGTTTCTACGACTACCCGCACCAGTTCTCCGGCGGCATGCGGCAGCGCGCGATGATCGCGATGGCGCTGATGTGCGATCCCGCGCTGCTGATCGCCGACGAGCCGACCACCGCGCTCGACGTCACTGTCCAGGCGCAGATCCTCGACCTGATGAAGGACCTGCAGAAGGAGTTCAACTCCGCGATCATCCTGATCACCCACGACCTCGGCGTGGTCGCCAAGATGACCGAGAACGTGGTCGTGATGTACGGCGGCCGGGTGGTCGAGAAGGGAGGCGTCCGGGACATCTTCTACCGTCCGGAGATGCCCTACACCTGGGGGCTGCTCGGCTCGATCCCGCGGGTGAACCGCAGCGGCGACGGCCGGCTCAAGTCGATCCGCGGTACGCCGCCGTCGCTGATCAACCTGCCCAAGGGCTGCCCGTTCCAGCCGCGCTGCGACTACCAGCAGCACGTCGAGGGCCACTCGTGCTCCGCCGAACTGCCGGAGCTGCTCCAGATCGGCCACGACGGCCACCACGTGCGCTGCCACATCGAGCCCGAGCAGCGGCAACGGCTGTTCGCCGACCAGGTCAAGCCGAGCCTCTGA
- a CDS encoding fumarate reductase/succinate dehydrogenase flavoprotein subunit, with the protein MTELERHSYDVVVIGAGGAGLRAAIEAREQGKRTAIICKSLFGKAHTVMAEGGCAAAMGNANSNDNWQVHFRDTMRGGKFLNNWRMAELHAQEAPDRVWELETYGALFDRTPDGRISQRNFGGHTYPRLAHVGDRTGLELIRTLQQKIVSLQQEDFEATGDYEANLKVYAECTVTELLKDGDAISGAFGYWRESGRFVLFEAPAVVLATGGVGKSFKVTSNSWEYTGDGHALAMRAGATLINMEFIQFHPTGMVWPPSVKGILVTESVRGDGGVLKNSEGKRFMFEYVPDVFRAQYAETEDEADRWYKDPDNNRRPPELLPRDEVARAINSEVKAGRGTPHGGVFLDVSSRLPAEEITRRLPSMHHQFKELADVDITAEPMEVGPTCHYVMGGVEVDPDTAQSRVPGLFAAGEVAGGMHGSNRLGGNSLSDLLVFGRRAGMGAATYVDSLKDRPKIDEADVDAAATDALAPFELEGGENPYTIHQELQQAMNDLVGIIRKEEEMEQALGRLSEFRSRIAKMTVEGHRQFNPGWHLALDLRNMLTVSECVAKAALQRQESRGGHTRDDYPAMSADWRKKLLVCALDADGSVNVTEDEQIPMREDLLELFEVDELKKYLTEEELPA; encoded by the coding sequence ATGACTGAGCTGGAACGACACTCCTACGACGTCGTCGTGATCGGGGCCGGCGGCGCCGGCCTGCGCGCGGCGATCGAGGCCCGCGAGCAGGGCAAGCGCACCGCCATCATCTGCAAGTCGCTGTTCGGCAAGGCGCACACGGTGATGGCCGAGGGCGGTTGCGCGGCCGCGATGGGCAACGCGAACTCCAACGACAACTGGCAGGTCCACTTCCGCGACACGATGCGCGGCGGCAAGTTCCTGAACAACTGGCGGATGGCCGAACTGCACGCGCAGGAGGCCCCGGACCGGGTGTGGGAGCTGGAGACGTACGGCGCCCTGTTCGACCGCACCCCCGACGGCCGGATCAGCCAGCGCAACTTCGGCGGCCACACCTACCCGCGGCTCGCGCACGTCGGCGACCGCACCGGCCTGGAGCTGATCCGCACGCTGCAGCAGAAGATCGTCTCGCTGCAGCAGGAGGACTTCGAGGCCACCGGCGACTACGAGGCCAACCTCAAGGTGTACGCCGAGTGCACTGTCACCGAGTTGCTGAAGGACGGAGACGCGATCTCCGGCGCCTTCGGGTACTGGCGGGAGTCCGGCCGGTTCGTGCTCTTCGAGGCGCCGGCCGTCGTACTCGCGACCGGCGGCGTCGGCAAGTCCTTCAAGGTCACCTCGAACTCCTGGGAGTACACCGGTGACGGGCACGCGCTGGCGATGCGGGCCGGCGCGACGCTGATCAACATGGAGTTCATCCAGTTCCACCCGACCGGCATGGTCTGGCCGCCGTCGGTGAAGGGCATCCTGGTCACCGAGTCGGTCCGCGGTGACGGTGGCGTGCTGAAGAACTCCGAGGGCAAGCGGTTCATGTTCGAGTACGTGCCGGACGTGTTCCGGGCGCAGTACGCCGAGACCGAGGACGAGGCGGACCGCTGGTACAAGGACCCGGACAACAACCGGCGCCCACCGGAGCTGCTGCCGCGCGACGAGGTCGCCCGGGCGATCAACTCCGAGGTGAAGGCCGGTCGCGGTACGCCGCACGGCGGCGTGTTCCTGGACGTGTCGTCGCGGCTCCCGGCCGAGGAGATCACCCGGCGGCTGCCGTCGATGCACCACCAGTTCAAGGAGCTGGCGGACGTCGACATCACCGCGGAGCCGATGGAGGTCGGTCCGACCTGCCACTACGTGATGGGCGGCGTCGAGGTCGACCCGGACACCGCGCAGTCGCGAGTGCCCGGTCTGTTCGCGGCTGGTGAGGTCGCCGGCGGCATGCACGGCTCGAACCGGCTCGGCGGCAACTCGCTGTCCGACCTGCTGGTCTTCGGGCGGCGCGCCGGCATGGGCGCGGCGACGTACGTCGACTCCCTGAAGGACCGGCCGAAGATCGACGAGGCCGACGTCGACGCGGCCGCGACGGACGCGCTGGCGCCGTTCGAGCTCGAGGGTGGTGAGAACCCGTACACCATCCACCAGGAGCTGCAGCAGGCGATGAACGACCTGGTCGGCATCATCCGCAAGGAAGAGGAGATGGAGCAGGCGCTCGGGCGGTTGTCCGAGTTCCGCAGCCGGATCGCGAAGATGACGGTGGAGGGTCACCGGCAGTTCAACCCCGGCTGGCACCTGGCGCTCGACCTGCGCAACATGCTGACCGTGTCCGAGTGCGTGGCGAAGGCCGCGCTGCAGCGGCAGGAGTCGCGCGGCGGTCACACCCGCGACGACTACCCGGCGATGTCGGCCGACTGGCGCAAGAAGCTCCTGGTCTGCGCCCTGGACGCCGACGGTTCGGTGAACGTCACCGAGGATGAGCAGATCCCGATGCGCGAGGACCTGCTGGAGCTGTTCGAGGTCGACGAGCTGAAGAAGTACCTGACGGAAGAGGAGCTGCCCGCGTGA
- a CDS encoding (deoxy)nucleoside triphosphate pyrophosphohydrolase, translating to MQIVVGVAVVRDGRVLAAYRPGPDGGWEFPGGKVEPGETDEQAAVREIREELDLEIKVGASLGPGVDISPQYRLHVYLATALAGDPVLREHSELRWFAAAELDEADWLVPDRPFVRELPARL from the coding sequence GTGCAGATCGTGGTGGGTGTCGCAGTCGTACGGGACGGCCGGGTGCTGGCGGCGTACCGGCCGGGGCCGGACGGCGGGTGGGAGTTCCCGGGCGGGAAGGTCGAGCCGGGGGAGACCGACGAGCAGGCCGCGGTCCGGGAGATCCGTGAGGAGCTGGACCTGGAGATCAAGGTCGGCGCGTCGCTCGGGCCGGGTGTGGACATCTCCCCGCAGTACCGCCTGCACGTCTACCTGGCGACGGCGCTCGCGGGCGATCCGGTACTGCGGGAGCACTCGGAGCTGAGGTGGTTTGCCGCCGCGGAGCTCGACGAGGCGGACTGGCTGGTGCCCGATCGACCGTTCGTCCGGGAGTTGCCGGCCCGATTGTAA
- a CDS encoding dipeptide ABC transporter ATP-binding protein encodes MSTTTSAEQTTGKNPARGELLLETRGLQRYFPVTRGIIFQKQTGAVKAVDGVDLSIHAGETLGVVGESGCGKTTTGRLVTRLDEPTGGSISFLGSDITHLSRAKMRPFRREIQMIFQDPFSSLNPRQTVGAIIAAPYDIQKVKSEAGTKKTVQELMERVGLNPEHYNRYPHEFSGGQRQRIGVARALALRPKLIVCDEPVSALDVSIQAQIVNLLEDLQEEFGLAYLFIAHDLSVIRHISDRVAVMYLGKVVETATRDELYNHARHPYTHALLSAVPEADPDAELQRERIRLTGDVPSPLNPPSGCRFRTRCWKAQEICAVEEPPLVQIGAPGHQAACHFPEERDVI; translated from the coding sequence GTGAGTACTACGACATCTGCCGAGCAGACGACCGGCAAGAACCCGGCGCGCGGGGAGCTGCTGCTCGAGACCCGCGGGCTGCAACGCTATTTCCCGGTCACGCGCGGGATCATCTTCCAGAAGCAGACCGGCGCGGTGAAGGCGGTCGACGGCGTCGATCTCAGCATCCACGCCGGCGAGACGCTCGGCGTGGTCGGCGAGTCCGGCTGCGGGAAGACCACCACGGGCCGGTTGGTGACCAGGCTGGACGAGCCGACCGGGGGGTCGATCTCGTTCCTGGGCTCGGACATCACGCACCTGAGCCGGGCGAAGATGCGCCCGTTCCGGCGCGAGATCCAGATGATCTTCCAGGACCCGTTCTCGTCGCTGAACCCGCGGCAGACCGTCGGCGCGATCATCGCGGCGCCGTACGACATCCAGAAGGTGAAGAGCGAGGCCGGCACCAAGAAGACCGTCCAGGAGCTGATGGAGCGGGTCGGGCTGAATCCCGAGCACTACAACCGCTACCCGCACGAGTTCTCCGGCGGTCAGCGGCAGCGGATCGGGGTCGCGCGGGCGCTGGCGCTGCGCCCGAAACTGATCGTCTGCGACGAGCCGGTGTCGGCGCTGGACGTCTCGATCCAGGCGCAGATCGTCAACCTGCTCGAGGACCTGCAGGAAGAGTTCGGCCTCGCCTACCTGTTCATCGCCCACGACCTGTCGGTGATCCGGCACATCTCCGACCGGGTCGCGGTGATGTACCTGGGCAAGGTGGTCGAGACCGCCACCCGCGACGAGCTCTACAACCACGCCCGGCATCCCTACACCCACGCGTTGCTGTCCGCGGTCCCCGAGGCCGATCCGGACGCCGAGCTGCAGCGGGAGCGGATCCGGCTGACCGGCGACGTACCGAGTCCGCTGAACCCGCCGTCGGGCTGCCGGTTCCGGACCCGGTGCTGGAAAGCACAGGAGATCTGCGCCGTGGAGGAACCGCCACTGGTGCAGATCGGTGCCCCGGGCCACCAGGCCGCCTGTCACTTTCCGGAGGAACGGGATGTGATCTGA
- a CDS encoding succinate dehydrogenase/fumarate reductase iron-sulfur subunit: MSYTGKFRVWRGDAEGGELKDYEVEVNEGEVVLDVIHRLQATQTPDMAVRWNCKAGKCGSCSAEINGMPKLMCMCRMNTFAEDEVVTVTPMRTFPVIRDLVTDVSYNYQKAREVPAFKPPADLKPGEYRMQQIDVERSQEFRKCIECFLCQDTCHVIRDHEENKEAFSGPRFLMRVAELDMHPLDAADRQHEAQDQHGLGFCNITKCCTEVCPEHIKITDNALIPMKERVVDRKYDPLVWLGNKIRRRPA, from the coding sequence GTGAGCTACACAGGCAAATTCCGCGTCTGGCGGGGCGACGCCGAGGGCGGGGAGCTGAAGGACTACGAGGTCGAGGTGAACGAGGGCGAGGTCGTCCTCGACGTCATCCACCGGCTGCAGGCCACCCAGACGCCGGACATGGCCGTGCGGTGGAACTGCAAGGCCGGCAAGTGCGGCTCCTGCAGCGCCGAGATCAACGGTATGCCGAAGCTGATGTGCATGTGCCGGATGAACACGTTCGCCGAGGACGAGGTCGTCACGGTCACGCCGATGCGCACCTTCCCGGTGATCCGCGACCTGGTCACGGACGTGTCGTACAACTACCAGAAGGCGCGCGAGGTGCCCGCCTTCAAGCCGCCGGCGGACCTCAAGCCGGGTGAGTACCGGATGCAGCAGATCGATGTCGAGCGGTCGCAGGAGTTCCGCAAGTGCATCGAGTGCTTCCTGTGCCAGGACACCTGCCATGTGATCCGTGACCACGAGGAGAACAAGGAGGCGTTCTCCGGTCCGCGGTTCCTGATGCGGGTCGCCGAGCTCGACATGCATCCGCTCGACGCCGCCGACCGGCAGCACGAGGCGCAGGACCAGCACGGTCTGGGGTTCTGCAACATCACCAAGTGCTGCACCGAGGTGTGCCCCGAGCACATCAAGATCACCGACAACGCGCTGATCCCGATGAAGGAACGCGTCGTCGACCGCAAGTACGACCCGCTGGTTTGGCTCGGCAACAAGATCCGCCGCCGCCCGGCCTGA
- a CDS encoding ABC transporter permease subunit, with translation MGRYLIRRLLQAVLVLFVISAITFFLFWATPANPALLICGKNCNTETVAQVNATYGFDDPLIVQYGNYMQGLVSPSGRTIGSEGNERECAWPCFGESYQNGIPVWNSIRDAFPATLWLATGAAILWLFAGVLLGLIAALRKGKFIDKLSVGLALFGVSFPTIVFGYLLLYLFIVKLNWLPFPDTANSALFTVGPVKWLQFYILPWMTLALVFAALYTRLTRANMIDTMNEDYIRTARAKGLGERTVVFKHGLRSALTPIVTIFGLDVGGLLGGAVITEQIFSITGLGKFAIDSVLSNDLPAIMGVVLFAAIFVVLANIVVDILYAVIDPRVRLS, from the coding sequence GTGGGCCGTTACCTGATCCGCCGCCTGCTGCAGGCGGTTCTCGTGCTGTTCGTGATCAGCGCGATCACGTTCTTCCTGTTCTGGGCGACGCCGGCCAATCCCGCGTTGCTGATCTGCGGCAAGAACTGCAACACCGAAACGGTCGCCCAGGTCAACGCGACGTACGGCTTCGACGATCCGCTGATCGTCCAGTACGGGAACTACATGCAGGGCCTGGTGAGCCCGTCCGGCCGGACGATCGGTTCCGAGGGCAACGAGCGTGAGTGCGCGTGGCCGTGCTTCGGCGAGTCGTACCAGAACGGCATCCCGGTCTGGAACTCGATCCGGGACGCCTTCCCGGCGACACTCTGGCTGGCCACCGGAGCGGCGATCCTGTGGCTGTTCGCCGGCGTACTGCTCGGACTGATCGCGGCGCTGCGCAAGGGCAAGTTCATCGACAAGCTGAGCGTCGGGCTGGCCTTGTTCGGCGTGTCCTTCCCGACGATCGTGTTCGGCTACCTACTGCTGTACCTGTTCATCGTGAAACTGAACTGGCTCCCGTTCCCGGACACCGCGAACTCCGCGTTGTTCACCGTCGGTCCGGTGAAGTGGCTGCAGTTCTACATCCTGCCGTGGATGACGCTCGCGCTGGTGTTCGCGGCGCTCTACACCCGCCTCACGCGGGCCAACATGATCGACACGATGAACGAGGACTACATCCGCACGGCCCGGGCCAAGGGGCTGGGCGAGCGGACCGTGGTGTTCAAGCACGGGCTGCGGTCCGCGCTGACGCCGATCGTGACGATCTTCGGACTGGACGTCGGCGGTCTGCTGGGCGGCGCGGTCATCACCGAGCAGATCTTCAGTATCACCGGGCTGGGCAAGTTCGCGATCGACTCGGTGCTCAGCAACGACCTGCCCGCGATCATGGGCGTCGTGCTGTTCGCGGCGATCTTCGTGGTGCTCGCGAACATCGTCGTCGACATCCTGTACGCCGTCATCGACCCGCGCGTGCGGCTGTCCTGA
- a CDS encoding ABC transporter permease — MTLGVSETQPPDEGLPADALAETSEAREIEGRSLGRIAWTRLKRDKIAVISAIVILLIIAVAIFAPLIVKLNGFPPDQFNKLDADGNPLLNTRDGGIPIGGLWGSGTSSEHWLGVEPQNGRDVFSRLVYGTRVSLLVALGGTIIAVILGTVIGMVSGYFGGWVDTVLSRLMDIMLSFPSLLFVMALTPVIASRGQDLFGIPDNNTLRMGVLMFVLGFFGWAYLARIVRGQVLSLREREFVEAARSLGAGPYYVIFRQVLPNLLPTLLVYTTLLIPSYITAEAALSFLGVGIKEPTSSWGRMIADASDWIESNPLYLFFPGLALFITVLAFNLLGDSVRDALDPRAGRG, encoded by the coding sequence ATGACGCTGGGGGTATCGGAGACGCAGCCCCCCGACGAGGGACTGCCGGCAGACGCGCTTGCCGAAACTTCCGAGGCGAGGGAGATCGAGGGCCGGTCACTCGGCCGGATCGCCTGGACCCGGTTGAAGCGGGACAAGATCGCGGTCATCAGCGCGATCGTGATCCTGCTGATTATCGCGGTGGCGATCTTCGCGCCGTTGATCGTGAAGCTGAACGGATTCCCGCCCGACCAGTTCAACAAGCTGGACGCGGACGGCAACCCGCTGCTGAACACGCGCGACGGCGGTATCCCGATCGGCGGTCTGTGGGGGAGCGGCACCAGTTCGGAGCACTGGCTCGGCGTCGAGCCGCAGAACGGCCGGGACGTGTTCTCGCGCCTGGTCTACGGCACCCGCGTCTCGCTGCTGGTGGCGCTCGGCGGCACGATCATCGCCGTCATCCTGGGCACGGTCATCGGCATGGTGTCGGGGTACTTCGGCGGCTGGGTCGACACGGTGCTCAGCCGGCTGATGGACATCATGCTGAGCTTCCCGTCGCTGCTGTTCGTGATGGCACTGACCCCGGTGATCGCCTCGCGCGGCCAGGACCTGTTCGGCATACCGGACAACAACACGCTGCGGATGGGCGTGCTGATGTTCGTGCTCGGGTTCTTCGGCTGGGCCTATCTGGCCCGGATCGTCCGCGGCCAGGTGCTCTCGCTGCGGGAGCGCGAGTTCGTCGAGGCGGCCAGGTCGCTCGGCGCCGGCCCGTACTACGTGATCTTCCGGCAGGTCCTGCCGAACCTGCTGCCGACGCTGCTGGTGTACACGACGCTGCTGATCCCCAGCTACATCACCGCTGAGGCGGCGCTGTCCTTCCTCGGGGTCGGGATCAAGGAGCCGACCTCGTCGTGGGGCCGGATGATCGCCGACGCGTCGGACTGGATCGAGAGCAACCCGCTGTACCTGTTCTTCCCGGGCTTGGCGCTGTTCATCACCGTGCTGGCGTTCAACCTGCTCGGTGACTCGGTCCGCGACGCCCTCGACCCGCGTGCCGGAAGGGGCTGA